One Bos indicus isolate NIAB-ARS_2022 breed Sahiwal x Tharparkar chromosome 22, NIAB-ARS_B.indTharparkar_mat_pri_1.0, whole genome shotgun sequence DNA window includes the following coding sequences:
- the EFCAB12 gene encoding EF-hand calcium-binding domain-containing protein 12 isoform X2: protein MATVASKLRRSRVSCKLGYYCFSDTPYSRASTHTHTHIHTRSSAPAHAHIHTRSSVPAPSAGTMDDSNEEYEAAFRSLLRFYQSKSLLDDENASKEPVFNPEAVIAHCFKQFKQEDFHLPRSRRRVIILPQKEAPKPVRPTPQLQTLLEPTPNPKAPEVGDTQEQPEDPRAWLRQRLKMRKDLESFGNVERWLQNKANLTLSEAKVLRDIHKKQPVARLPSQLAMIRDTAKKSQQPSRRQVPQLRLPKPPALSTLYSYLHCRKIKILELFHKVDQGKHQISREEFIVALKAIGVPLKNQEVEDIVVYLSSLGKHNSITMDNLASTYKQWSLARQQSTLTIATEDSRSSNDSGSTQSSSPKQKANVPPEAPKMDLLTVPVVDTEMEARPMTLEEMEDVGKHYRERKRQNKYTEQCRLVRSGDKHFDEHCLPTTVHGEMGSILNRSRVDTFLVYLQCWKVCEAHGLPLTEDILMRALMYPGDKIIFQKDEMRPIRQPGGYYSDFKPFTENLALVRPQGVPVPVPQKKPDRKMPKKIKKINFKEFEEFTRKLKEKKPSSPQLTHPNFFWPGHLLDKLRLYLPTVTMDRSLAIFSCVQQRPHVYPATYHSDCWWPIKDVNYVTYAYYDAHKIYHIN from the exons ATGGCAACAGTTGCGTCCAAGCTCCGCAGGTCTCGCGTCTCTTGCAAACTTGGTTATTACTGCTTTTCAGATACCCCATACTCCCgcgcaagcacacacacacacacacacattcacacgcGCTCTTCAGCGCCGGCTCACGCACATATTCACACGCGCTCTTCAGTGCCGGCTCCCAGCGCCGGGACCATGGACGACTCTAATGAAGAGTACGAGGCTGCGTTCCGGTCGCTGCTCC GGTTCTACCAGTCTAAGTCCCTGTTGGATGATGAAAATGCCAGCAAGGAGCCGGTGTTCAACCCCGAAGCGGTCATCGCCCACTGCTTCAAACAGTTCAAGCAGGAGGACTTCCACCTGCCCAGGAGCCGCCGGCGGGTCATCATCCTGCCACAGAAGGAGGCTCCGAAGCCTGTCCGTCCCACGCCCCAACTCCAGACTCTCCTGgagcccacccccaaccccaaagCCCCGGAAGTCGGGGACACCCAAGAACAGCCAGAGGATCCGAGGGCGTGGCTCAGACAAAGGCTGAAGATGCGGAAGGACCTGGAATCGTTTGGCAACGTCGAGAGGTGGCTGCAGAACAAGGCCAACCTCACGCTGTCCGAGGCCAAGGTCCTACGTGACATCCACAAGAAGCAGCCCGTGGCTCGGCTGCCGAGCCAGCTGGCCATGATCAGGGACACTGCG AAGAAAAGCCAGCAACCCTCCCGCCGGCAGGTGCCCCAGCTCCGACTGCCCAAACCCCCCGCCCTGTCAACCTTGTACTCCTACCTGCACTGCCGCAAGATCAAGATCCTGGAGCTGTTTCACAAGGTGGACCAGGGCAAGCACCAGATCTCCCGAGAGGAGTTCATCGTGGCTCTCAAGGCG ATTGGAGTCCCTCTGAAAAACCAGGAGGTGGAGGACATTGTGGTCTACCTCAGCTCCCTGGGGAAGCACAACAGCATCACGATGGATAACCTGGCCAGCACCTACAAGCAGTGGTCTTTGGCTCGGCAGCAAAGCACCCTGACCATCGCAACAGAGG ATTCCAGATCATCCAATGACAGCGGCTCCACACAGAGTTCATCCCCAAAGCAGAAGGCGAATGTACCCCCAGAGGCTCCCAAGATGGACCTGCTGACGGTGCCCGTGGTCGACACGGAGATGGAGGCACGGCCCATGACACTGGAGGAGATGGAAGATGTGGGCAAGCACTACCGAGAGAGGAAGCGGCAGAACAAG TACACGGAGCAGTGCCGCCTGGTGCGCAGCGGGGACAAGCACTTTGACGAGCACTGCCTGCCGACCACAGTCCACGGGGAGATGGGGAGCATCCTCAACAGGTCCCGCGTGGACACCTTCCTGGTCTACCTGCAGTGCTGGAAGGTCTGCGAGGCCCACGGCCTCCCGCTGACCGAGGACATCCTCATGAGAG CCCTGATGTACCCAGGGGACAAGATCATTTTCCAGAAGGATGAGATGCGCCCGATCCGGCAGCCAGGAGGCTACTACTCAGACTTCAAGCCCTTCACTGAGAACCTGGCCCTGGTCCGGCCCCAGGGCGTTCCTGTGCCTGTGCCTCAgaagaagcctgacag GAAAATGCcgaagaaaatcaagaaaatcaaTTTTAAGGAATTTGAGGAATTCACCAG GAAGCTGAAGGAGAAGAAGCCCAGCAGTCCACAGCTAACCCATCCCAACTTCTTCTGGCCGGGTCACCTCCTGGACAAGCTGCGGCTCTACCTGCCCACTGTGACCATGGACCGGAGCCTGGCCatcttcagctgtgtccaacagCGGCCCCACGTCTACCCGGCCACCTACCACTCCGACTGCTGGTGGCCCATTAAGGACGTGAATTACGTGACCTACGCCTATTACGATGCCCACAAGATCTATCACATCAACTAG
- the EFCAB12 gene encoding EF-hand calcium-binding domain-containing protein 12 isoform X1 — MATVASKLRRSRVSCKLGYYCFSDTPYSRASTHTHTHIHTRSSAPAHAHIHTRSSVPAPSAGTMDDSNEEYEAAFRSLLRFYQSKSLLDDENASKEPVFNPEAVIAHCFKQFKQEDFHLPRSRRRVIILPQKEAPKPVRPTPQLQTLLEPTPNPKAPEVGDTQEQPEDPRAWLRQRLKMRKDLESFGNVERWLQNKANLTLSEAKVLRDIHKKQPVARLPSQLAMIRDTAKKSQQPSRRQVPQLRLPKPPALSTLYSYLHCRKIKILELFHKVDQGKHQISREEFIVALKAIGVPLKNQEVEDIVVYLSSLGKHNSITMDNLASTYKQWSLARQQSTLTIATEDSRSSNDSGSTQSSSPKQKANVPPEAPKMDLLTVPVVDTEMEARPMTLEEMEDVGKHYRERKRQNKLALPSIQYTEQCRLVRSGDKHFDEHCLPTTVHGEMGSILNRSRVDTFLVYLQCWKVCEAHGLPLTEDILMRALMYPGDKIIFQKDEMRPIRQPGGYYSDFKPFTENLALVRPQGVPVPVPQKKPDRKMPKKIKKINFKEFEEFTRKLKEKKPSSPQLTHPNFFWPGHLLDKLRLYLPTVTMDRSLAIFSCVQQRPHVYPATYHSDCWWPIKDVNYVTYAYYDAHKIYHIN, encoded by the exons ATGGCAACAGTTGCGTCCAAGCTCCGCAGGTCTCGCGTCTCTTGCAAACTTGGTTATTACTGCTTTTCAGATACCCCATACTCCCgcgcaagcacacacacacacacacacattcacacgcGCTCTTCAGCGCCGGCTCACGCACATATTCACACGCGCTCTTCAGTGCCGGCTCCCAGCGCCGGGACCATGGACGACTCTAATGAAGAGTACGAGGCTGCGTTCCGGTCGCTGCTCC GGTTCTACCAGTCTAAGTCCCTGTTGGATGATGAAAATGCCAGCAAGGAGCCGGTGTTCAACCCCGAAGCGGTCATCGCCCACTGCTTCAAACAGTTCAAGCAGGAGGACTTCCACCTGCCCAGGAGCCGCCGGCGGGTCATCATCCTGCCACAGAAGGAGGCTCCGAAGCCTGTCCGTCCCACGCCCCAACTCCAGACTCTCCTGgagcccacccccaaccccaaagCCCCGGAAGTCGGGGACACCCAAGAACAGCCAGAGGATCCGAGGGCGTGGCTCAGACAAAGGCTGAAGATGCGGAAGGACCTGGAATCGTTTGGCAACGTCGAGAGGTGGCTGCAGAACAAGGCCAACCTCACGCTGTCCGAGGCCAAGGTCCTACGTGACATCCACAAGAAGCAGCCCGTGGCTCGGCTGCCGAGCCAGCTGGCCATGATCAGGGACACTGCG AAGAAAAGCCAGCAACCCTCCCGCCGGCAGGTGCCCCAGCTCCGACTGCCCAAACCCCCCGCCCTGTCAACCTTGTACTCCTACCTGCACTGCCGCAAGATCAAGATCCTGGAGCTGTTTCACAAGGTGGACCAGGGCAAGCACCAGATCTCCCGAGAGGAGTTCATCGTGGCTCTCAAGGCG ATTGGAGTCCCTCTGAAAAACCAGGAGGTGGAGGACATTGTGGTCTACCTCAGCTCCCTGGGGAAGCACAACAGCATCACGATGGATAACCTGGCCAGCACCTACAAGCAGTGGTCTTTGGCTCGGCAGCAAAGCACCCTGACCATCGCAACAGAGG ATTCCAGATCATCCAATGACAGCGGCTCCACACAGAGTTCATCCCCAAAGCAGAAGGCGAATGTACCCCCAGAGGCTCCCAAGATGGACCTGCTGACGGTGCCCGTGGTCGACACGGAGATGGAGGCACGGCCCATGACACTGGAGGAGATGGAAGATGTGGGCAAGCACTACCGAGAGAGGAAGCGGCAGAACAAG CTGGCCCTCCCCTCCATCCAGTACACGGAGCAGTGCCGCCTGGTGCGCAGCGGGGACAAGCACTTTGACGAGCACTGCCTGCCGACCACAGTCCACGGGGAGATGGGGAGCATCCTCAACAGGTCCCGCGTGGACACCTTCCTGGTCTACCTGCAGTGCTGGAAGGTCTGCGAGGCCCACGGCCTCCCGCTGACCGAGGACATCCTCATGAGAG CCCTGATGTACCCAGGGGACAAGATCATTTTCCAGAAGGATGAGATGCGCCCGATCCGGCAGCCAGGAGGCTACTACTCAGACTTCAAGCCCTTCACTGAGAACCTGGCCCTGGTCCGGCCCCAGGGCGTTCCTGTGCCTGTGCCTCAgaagaagcctgacag GAAAATGCcgaagaaaatcaagaaaatcaaTTTTAAGGAATTTGAGGAATTCACCAG GAAGCTGAAGGAGAAGAAGCCCAGCAGTCCACAGCTAACCCATCCCAACTTCTTCTGGCCGGGTCACCTCCTGGACAAGCTGCGGCTCTACCTGCCCACTGTGACCATGGACCGGAGCCTGGCCatcttcagctgtgtccaacagCGGCCCCACGTCTACCCGGCCACCTACCACTCCGACTGCTGGTGGCCCATTAAGGACGTGAATTACGTGACCTACGCCTATTACGATGCCCACAAGATCTATCACATCAACTAG
- the EFCAB12 gene encoding EF-hand calcium-binding domain-containing protein 12 isoform X7 yields MATVASKLRRSRVSCKLGYYCFSDTPYSRASTHTHTHIHTRSSAPAHAHIHTRSSVPAPSAGTMDDSNEEYEAAFRSLLRFYQSKSLLDDENASKEPVFNPEAVIAHCFKQFKQEDFHLPRSRRRVIILPQKEAPKPVRPTPQLQTLLEPTPNPKAPEVGDTQEQPEDPRAWLRQRLKMRKDLESFGNVERWLQNKANLTLSEAKVLRDIHKKQPVARLPSQLAMIRDTAKKSQQPSRRQVPQLRLPKPPALSTLYSYLHCRKIKILELFHKVDQGKHQISREEFIVALKAIGVPLKNQEVEDIVVYLSSLGKHNSITMDNLASTYKQWSLARQQSTLTIATEDSRSSNDSGSTQSSSPKQKANVPPEAPKMDLLTVPVVDTEMEARPMTLEEMEDVGKHYRERKRQNKLALPSIQYTEQCRLVRSGDKHFDEHCLPTTVHGEMGSILNRSRVDTFLVYLQCWKVCEAHGLPLTEDILMRALMYPGDKIIFQKDEMRPIRQPGGYYSDFKPFTENLALVRPQGVPVPVPQKKPDRLSENAEENQENQF; encoded by the exons ATGGCAACAGTTGCGTCCAAGCTCCGCAGGTCTCGCGTCTCTTGCAAACTTGGTTATTACTGCTTTTCAGATACCCCATACTCCCgcgcaagcacacacacacacacacacattcacacgcGCTCTTCAGCGCCGGCTCACGCACATATTCACACGCGCTCTTCAGTGCCGGCTCCCAGCGCCGGGACCATGGACGACTCTAATGAAGAGTACGAGGCTGCGTTCCGGTCGCTGCTCC GGTTCTACCAGTCTAAGTCCCTGTTGGATGATGAAAATGCCAGCAAGGAGCCGGTGTTCAACCCCGAAGCGGTCATCGCCCACTGCTTCAAACAGTTCAAGCAGGAGGACTTCCACCTGCCCAGGAGCCGCCGGCGGGTCATCATCCTGCCACAGAAGGAGGCTCCGAAGCCTGTCCGTCCCACGCCCCAACTCCAGACTCTCCTGgagcccacccccaaccccaaagCCCCGGAAGTCGGGGACACCCAAGAACAGCCAGAGGATCCGAGGGCGTGGCTCAGACAAAGGCTGAAGATGCGGAAGGACCTGGAATCGTTTGGCAACGTCGAGAGGTGGCTGCAGAACAAGGCCAACCTCACGCTGTCCGAGGCCAAGGTCCTACGTGACATCCACAAGAAGCAGCCCGTGGCTCGGCTGCCGAGCCAGCTGGCCATGATCAGGGACACTGCG AAGAAAAGCCAGCAACCCTCCCGCCGGCAGGTGCCCCAGCTCCGACTGCCCAAACCCCCCGCCCTGTCAACCTTGTACTCCTACCTGCACTGCCGCAAGATCAAGATCCTGGAGCTGTTTCACAAGGTGGACCAGGGCAAGCACCAGATCTCCCGAGAGGAGTTCATCGTGGCTCTCAAGGCG ATTGGAGTCCCTCTGAAAAACCAGGAGGTGGAGGACATTGTGGTCTACCTCAGCTCCCTGGGGAAGCACAACAGCATCACGATGGATAACCTGGCCAGCACCTACAAGCAGTGGTCTTTGGCTCGGCAGCAAAGCACCCTGACCATCGCAACAGAGG ATTCCAGATCATCCAATGACAGCGGCTCCACACAGAGTTCATCCCCAAAGCAGAAGGCGAATGTACCCCCAGAGGCTCCCAAGATGGACCTGCTGACGGTGCCCGTGGTCGACACGGAGATGGAGGCACGGCCCATGACACTGGAGGAGATGGAAGATGTGGGCAAGCACTACCGAGAGAGGAAGCGGCAGAACAAG CTGGCCCTCCCCTCCATCCAGTACACGGAGCAGTGCCGCCTGGTGCGCAGCGGGGACAAGCACTTTGACGAGCACTGCCTGCCGACCACAGTCCACGGGGAGATGGGGAGCATCCTCAACAGGTCCCGCGTGGACACCTTCCTGGTCTACCTGCAGTGCTGGAAGGTCTGCGAGGCCCACGGCCTCCCGCTGACCGAGGACATCCTCATGAGAG CCCTGATGTACCCAGGGGACAAGATCATTTTCCAGAAGGATGAGATGCGCCCGATCCGGCAGCCAGGAGGCTACTACTCAGACTTCAAGCCCTTCACTGAGAACCTGGCCCTGGTCCGGCCCCAGGGCGTTCCTGTGCCTGTGCCTCAgaagaagcctgacaggctgaGT GAAAATGCcgaagaaaatcaagaaaatcaaTTTTAA
- the EFCAB12 gene encoding EF-hand calcium-binding domain-containing protein 12 isoform X3, with protein sequence MATVASKLRRSRVSCKLGYYCFSDTPYSRASTHTHTHIHTRSSAPAHAHIHTRSSVPAPSAGTMDDSNEEYEAAFRSLLRFYQSKSLLDDENASKEPVFNPEAVIAHCFKQFKQEDFHLPRSRRRVIILPQKEAPKPVRPTPQLQTLLEPTPNPKAPEVGDTQEQPEDPRAWLRQRLKMRKDLESFGNVERWLQNKANLTLSEAKVLRDIHKKQPVARLPSQLAMIRDTAKKSQQPSRRQVPQLRLPKPPALSTLYSYLHCRKIKILELFHKVDQGKHQISREEFIVALKAIGVPLKNQEVEDIVVYLSSLGKHNSITMDNLASTYKQWSLARQQSTLTIATEDSRSSNDSGSTQSSSPKQKANVPPEAPKMDLLTVPVVDTEMEARPMTLEEMEDVGKHYRERKRQNKLALPSIQYTEQCRLVRSGDKHFDEHCLPTTVHGEMGSILNRSRVDTFLVYLQCWKVCEAHGLPLTEDILMRALMYPGDKIIFQKDEMRPIRQPGGYYSDFKPFTENLALVRPQGVPVPVPQKKPDRLSVSPSSSALRSCPLMPHGWGGGGQLQAGHREVSVSLPGMSSSPDPHGLAACPPGTCLPSLLASPACSPPDYILHDLKENAEENQENQF encoded by the exons ATGGCAACAGTTGCGTCCAAGCTCCGCAGGTCTCGCGTCTCTTGCAAACTTGGTTATTACTGCTTTTCAGATACCCCATACTCCCgcgcaagcacacacacacacacacacattcacacgcGCTCTTCAGCGCCGGCTCACGCACATATTCACACGCGCTCTTCAGTGCCGGCTCCCAGCGCCGGGACCATGGACGACTCTAATGAAGAGTACGAGGCTGCGTTCCGGTCGCTGCTCC GGTTCTACCAGTCTAAGTCCCTGTTGGATGATGAAAATGCCAGCAAGGAGCCGGTGTTCAACCCCGAAGCGGTCATCGCCCACTGCTTCAAACAGTTCAAGCAGGAGGACTTCCACCTGCCCAGGAGCCGCCGGCGGGTCATCATCCTGCCACAGAAGGAGGCTCCGAAGCCTGTCCGTCCCACGCCCCAACTCCAGACTCTCCTGgagcccacccccaaccccaaagCCCCGGAAGTCGGGGACACCCAAGAACAGCCAGAGGATCCGAGGGCGTGGCTCAGACAAAGGCTGAAGATGCGGAAGGACCTGGAATCGTTTGGCAACGTCGAGAGGTGGCTGCAGAACAAGGCCAACCTCACGCTGTCCGAGGCCAAGGTCCTACGTGACATCCACAAGAAGCAGCCCGTGGCTCGGCTGCCGAGCCAGCTGGCCATGATCAGGGACACTGCG AAGAAAAGCCAGCAACCCTCCCGCCGGCAGGTGCCCCAGCTCCGACTGCCCAAACCCCCCGCCCTGTCAACCTTGTACTCCTACCTGCACTGCCGCAAGATCAAGATCCTGGAGCTGTTTCACAAGGTGGACCAGGGCAAGCACCAGATCTCCCGAGAGGAGTTCATCGTGGCTCTCAAGGCG ATTGGAGTCCCTCTGAAAAACCAGGAGGTGGAGGACATTGTGGTCTACCTCAGCTCCCTGGGGAAGCACAACAGCATCACGATGGATAACCTGGCCAGCACCTACAAGCAGTGGTCTTTGGCTCGGCAGCAAAGCACCCTGACCATCGCAACAGAGG ATTCCAGATCATCCAATGACAGCGGCTCCACACAGAGTTCATCCCCAAAGCAGAAGGCGAATGTACCCCCAGAGGCTCCCAAGATGGACCTGCTGACGGTGCCCGTGGTCGACACGGAGATGGAGGCACGGCCCATGACACTGGAGGAGATGGAAGATGTGGGCAAGCACTACCGAGAGAGGAAGCGGCAGAACAAG CTGGCCCTCCCCTCCATCCAGTACACGGAGCAGTGCCGCCTGGTGCGCAGCGGGGACAAGCACTTTGACGAGCACTGCCTGCCGACCACAGTCCACGGGGAGATGGGGAGCATCCTCAACAGGTCCCGCGTGGACACCTTCCTGGTCTACCTGCAGTGCTGGAAGGTCTGCGAGGCCCACGGCCTCCCGCTGACCGAGGACATCCTCATGAGAG CCCTGATGTACCCAGGGGACAAGATCATTTTCCAGAAGGATGAGATGCGCCCGATCCGGCAGCCAGGAGGCTACTACTCAGACTTCAAGCCCTTCACTGAGAACCTGGCCCTGGTCCGGCCCCAGGGCGTTCCTGTGCCTGTGCCTCAgaagaagcctgacaggctgaGTGTCAGCCCCTCCTCCTCCGCCCTGCGCTCCTGCCCACTGATGCCCCAtggctggggtggtggtgggcagTTACAGGCGGGTCACAGGGAGGTGTCTGTGTCCTTACCCGGCATGTCCAGCTCACCTGATCCCCACGGACTGGCCGCGTGTCCCCCCGGCACGTGTCTCCCCAGCCTTCTTGCCTCACCCGCATGCAGCCCTCCTGACTACATCCTACACGACCTCAAG GAAAATGCcgaagaaaatcaagaaaatcaaTTTTAA
- the EFCAB12 gene encoding EF-hand calcium-binding domain-containing protein 12 isoform X4 yields the protein MATVASKLRRSRVSCKLGYYCFSDTPYSRASTHTHTHIHTRSSAPAHAHIHTRSSVPAPSAGTMDDSNEEYEAAFRSLLRFYQSKSLLDDENASKEPVFNPEAVIAHCFKQFKQEDFHLPRSRRRVIILPQKEAPKPVRPTPQLQTLLEPTPNPKAPEVGDTQEQPEDPRAWLRQRLKMRKDLESFGNVERWLQNKANLTLSEAKVLRDIHKKQPVARLPSQLAMIRDTAKKSQQPSRRQVPQLRLPKPPALSTLYSYLHCRKIKILELFHKVDQGKHQISREEFIVALKAIGVPLKNQEVEDIVVYLSSLGKHNSITMDNLASTYKQWSLARQQSTLTIATEDSRSSNDSGSTQSSSPKQKANVPPEAPKMDLLTVPVVDTEMEARPMTLEEMEDVGKHYRERKRQNKLALPSIQYTEQCRLVRSGDKHFDEHCLPTTVHGEMGSILNRSRVDTFLVYLQCWKVCEAHGLPLTEDILMRALMYPGDKIIFQKDEMRPIRQPGGYYSDFKPFTENLALVRPQGVPVPVPQKKPDRLSVSPSSSALRSCPLMPHGWGGGGQLQAGHREVSVSLPGMSSSPDPHGLAACPPGTCLPSLLASPACSPPDYILHDLKVSGKG from the exons ATGGCAACAGTTGCGTCCAAGCTCCGCAGGTCTCGCGTCTCTTGCAAACTTGGTTATTACTGCTTTTCAGATACCCCATACTCCCgcgcaagcacacacacacacacacacattcacacgcGCTCTTCAGCGCCGGCTCACGCACATATTCACACGCGCTCTTCAGTGCCGGCTCCCAGCGCCGGGACCATGGACGACTCTAATGAAGAGTACGAGGCTGCGTTCCGGTCGCTGCTCC GGTTCTACCAGTCTAAGTCCCTGTTGGATGATGAAAATGCCAGCAAGGAGCCGGTGTTCAACCCCGAAGCGGTCATCGCCCACTGCTTCAAACAGTTCAAGCAGGAGGACTTCCACCTGCCCAGGAGCCGCCGGCGGGTCATCATCCTGCCACAGAAGGAGGCTCCGAAGCCTGTCCGTCCCACGCCCCAACTCCAGACTCTCCTGgagcccacccccaaccccaaagCCCCGGAAGTCGGGGACACCCAAGAACAGCCAGAGGATCCGAGGGCGTGGCTCAGACAAAGGCTGAAGATGCGGAAGGACCTGGAATCGTTTGGCAACGTCGAGAGGTGGCTGCAGAACAAGGCCAACCTCACGCTGTCCGAGGCCAAGGTCCTACGTGACATCCACAAGAAGCAGCCCGTGGCTCGGCTGCCGAGCCAGCTGGCCATGATCAGGGACACTGCG AAGAAAAGCCAGCAACCCTCCCGCCGGCAGGTGCCCCAGCTCCGACTGCCCAAACCCCCCGCCCTGTCAACCTTGTACTCCTACCTGCACTGCCGCAAGATCAAGATCCTGGAGCTGTTTCACAAGGTGGACCAGGGCAAGCACCAGATCTCCCGAGAGGAGTTCATCGTGGCTCTCAAGGCG ATTGGAGTCCCTCTGAAAAACCAGGAGGTGGAGGACATTGTGGTCTACCTCAGCTCCCTGGGGAAGCACAACAGCATCACGATGGATAACCTGGCCAGCACCTACAAGCAGTGGTCTTTGGCTCGGCAGCAAAGCACCCTGACCATCGCAACAGAGG ATTCCAGATCATCCAATGACAGCGGCTCCACACAGAGTTCATCCCCAAAGCAGAAGGCGAATGTACCCCCAGAGGCTCCCAAGATGGACCTGCTGACGGTGCCCGTGGTCGACACGGAGATGGAGGCACGGCCCATGACACTGGAGGAGATGGAAGATGTGGGCAAGCACTACCGAGAGAGGAAGCGGCAGAACAAG CTGGCCCTCCCCTCCATCCAGTACACGGAGCAGTGCCGCCTGGTGCGCAGCGGGGACAAGCACTTTGACGAGCACTGCCTGCCGACCACAGTCCACGGGGAGATGGGGAGCATCCTCAACAGGTCCCGCGTGGACACCTTCCTGGTCTACCTGCAGTGCTGGAAGGTCTGCGAGGCCCACGGCCTCCCGCTGACCGAGGACATCCTCATGAGAG CCCTGATGTACCCAGGGGACAAGATCATTTTCCAGAAGGATGAGATGCGCCCGATCCGGCAGCCAGGAGGCTACTACTCAGACTTCAAGCCCTTCACTGAGAACCTGGCCCTGGTCCGGCCCCAGGGCGTTCCTGTGCCTGTGCCTCAgaagaagcctgacaggctgaGTGTCAGCCCCTCCTCCTCCGCCCTGCGCTCCTGCCCACTGATGCCCCAtggctggggtggtggtgggcagTTACAGGCGGGTCACAGGGAGGTGTCTGTGTCCTTACCCGGCATGTCCAGCTCACCTGATCCCCACGGACTGGCCGCGTGTCCCCCCGGCACGTGTCTCCCCAGCCTTCTTGCCTCACCCGCATGCAGCCCTCCTGACTACATCCTACACGACCTCAAGGTCTCTGGAAAAGGTTAA